The following are encoded together in the Salinibacterium sp. UTAS2018 genome:
- a CDS encoding FHA domain-containing protein — MSELTLLLLRIAFLAIMWGFIFAIVYALRSDLFGEKVRRMPVQSAAQAQQAPSTPSTPVAAQATRPVQPVAASGNSLDATRLVIVSGSKEGLEIALPEEQLTIGRSSESGLVIRDDYTSTHHARLLRWADSWVVQDLDSTNGTFLAGQRVSVPTPIPLNTAIKIGTTSFELRR, encoded by the coding sequence GTGAGTGAACTCACGCTTCTGCTGCTGCGCATCGCATTCCTCGCGATCATGTGGGGCTTCATCTTCGCGATCGTTTACGCACTGCGCTCCGATCTCTTTGGTGAGAAGGTGCGGCGGATGCCCGTGCAAAGCGCTGCCCAGGCACAACAAGCGCCCTCGACTCCGTCCACCCCGGTCGCCGCGCAAGCCACTCGACCGGTCCAGCCCGTCGCGGCGTCCGGAAACTCGCTCGATGCCACTCGGCTCGTGATCGTTTCTGGTTCGAAGGAGGGGCTCGAAATTGCGCTCCCCGAAGAGCAACTCACTATCGGTCGCTCAAGTGAGTCCGGGCTCGTCATCCGCGACGATTACACCTCAACCCATCACGCGCGCTTGCTGCGTTGGGCGGATAGCTGGGTTGTTCAAGATCTTGATTCCACCAACGGCACATTTCTGGCGGGCCAGCGCGTGAGCGTTCCGACGCCGATTCCGTTGAATACTGCCATCAAGATCGGCACTACTAGCTTCGAACTGCGGCGGTAA
- a CDS encoding DUF3662 and FHA domain-containing protein — translation MGLLDNFERGLERAVNGAFAKTFKSGLQPVEITSALRRELDTQAAVVSRDRILVPNNFTVRLSDTDYQRMAGLGSTLISELTELVQRHATAQHYSFSGGISIVLAPDDSLSQGMIEVDSISVKGTVAWTPVVDINGTRHTLAHSRTIIGRGSEADITVDDNGISRKHVEILWDGSRAEVNDLNSTNGSKLNGSPVSRAPLAPESVIDIGRTRIVFRVLAQSADADQSAARRNDRGFPL, via the coding sequence TTGGGTCTTCTGGACAACTTTGAGCGAGGTCTCGAACGCGCAGTAAACGGCGCATTCGCAAAGACCTTCAAAAGTGGTCTGCAGCCCGTCGAAATCACCAGCGCCCTGCGCCGCGAACTCGACACGCAGGCCGCTGTTGTGTCGCGCGACCGCATCCTCGTGCCCAACAACTTCACCGTTCGCCTGAGCGATACCGACTACCAGCGAATGGCAGGGCTCGGCAGCACCTTGATTTCCGAGTTGACTGAACTCGTTCAACGGCATGCCACGGCTCAGCACTACTCCTTCTCCGGCGGTATCTCTATCGTTCTGGCGCCCGACGATTCCCTCAGCCAAGGCATGATCGAGGTCGACTCAATCAGCGTTAAGGGCACGGTTGCATGGACTCCGGTGGTCGACATCAACGGCACGCGTCACACTCTCGCCCACTCCCGCACCATCATCGGTCGCGGTAGCGAAGCCGACATCACGGTTGACGACAACGGGATTTCTCGCAAGCACGTAGAGATCCTCTGGGATGGTTCGCGCGCCGAAGTGAACGACCTGAACTCCACAAACGGGTCAAAATTGAACGGATCGCCAGTTTCTCGCGCACCACTCGCGCCGGAATCCGTGATTGATATCGGTCGAACCCGTATCGTGTTCCGTGTGCTTGCCCAATCTGCCGATGCCGACCAGTCCGCTGCTCGCCGCAATGACCGGGGGTTCCCCCTGTGA
- a CDS encoding M23 family metallopeptidase, translated as MKRLLTLSAIMAVVVSVTVPAAAHMEPSSRDIESTASAASASVVLQQSVAVATTEPVQSVPIQSFASSVETEISAAKRDKLSIKEPEPEPEPVVETYTAGPSGSFAGSYSGEFAGFLAVWPANAPVNDGFGYRDGGEFHGGIDIMTGSGATLVSASPGVVTEVTYGGGWGQYVKVDHGSGVSTLYAHMIAGSQMVSPGQTVSAGTPLGLSGSTGYVTVAHLHFETYVNGTRVDPMGLLP; from the coding sequence GTGAAACGATTGCTGACACTCAGCGCAATCATGGCAGTTGTCGTGAGCGTGACTGTTCCAGCCGCAGCACACATGGAACCTTCGTCGCGCGACATCGAATCCACCGCTTCCGCAGCGTCGGCATCCGTCGTTTTGCAGCAGTCTGTTGCTGTCGCCACCACCGAGCCCGTTCAAAGCGTGCCGATCCAGTCCTTCGCCTCTTCGGTCGAAACAGAAATCAGTGCCGCAAAGCGCGACAAGCTGAGCATCAAAGAACCCGAGCCTGAGCCAGAGCCAGTCGTCGAGACCTACACCGCAGGGCCTTCAGGTTCGTTTGCCGGTAGCTACAGCGGTGAATTCGCTGGCTTCTTGGCCGTGTGGCCTGCCAATGCTCCTGTAAACGACGGATTCGGTTACCGCGACGGTGGAGAGTTCCACGGCGGCATCGACATCATGACCGGCAGCGGCGCAACGCTAGTCTCTGCCTCCCCCGGTGTTGTCACCGAAGTTACCTACGGCGGCGGCTGGGGCCAGTACGTCAAGGTGGACCACGGCAGCGGAGTTTCGACCCTGTACGCCCACATGATCGCCGGTTCGCAAATGGTCTCTCCTGGCCAGACCGTGTCAGCGGGAACACCTCTCGGGCTGAGCGGTTCCACCGGCTACGTCACTGTCGCCCACCTCCACTTCGAGACCTACGTCAATGGCACCCGCGTTGACCCCATGGGCCTTCTTCCCTAA
- the pdxY gene encoding pyridoxal kinase PdxY yields MKILSIQSAVAFGHVGNSAAVFPLQRIGVEVVPVYTVNFSNHTGYGAWRGPMIDPSDVSEVIAGVEDRGVFPQIDVILSGYQGGEGIGDVIIDTVARVKAANPHAIYACDPVMGNAKSGCFVAPAIPILLRERVVPVADIITPNQFELGFLTETEPDTIESTLASADLARAMGPSTVLVTSVERPDREPDTIEMMVVTDAGAWIVQTPQLPMKANGSGDVTAALFTAHFVRTGDAADALARTASSVFDLLTKTLESGERELQLVESQEFYAHPQMQFTARQVR; encoded by the coding sequence ATGAAGATCCTCTCGATTCAGTCAGCAGTCGCGTTCGGCCATGTCGGCAACTCTGCCGCGGTGTTCCCGCTGCAGCGCATCGGCGTCGAGGTTGTACCGGTCTATACGGTCAACTTCTCGAACCACACGGGCTACGGCGCTTGGCGGGGGCCGATGATCGACCCCAGTGACGTCTCCGAGGTCATTGCCGGCGTCGAGGACCGCGGAGTCTTCCCCCAGATCGATGTCATCCTCTCGGGCTACCAAGGTGGCGAGGGCATCGGCGATGTCATCATCGACACCGTTGCACGCGTCAAGGCAGCGAACCCCCACGCGATTTACGCCTGCGATCCCGTGATGGGCAATGCGAAATCCGGATGCTTCGTGGCCCCGGCCATACCGATCCTGTTGCGCGAGCGCGTGGTTCCGGTCGCCGACATCATCACCCCTAACCAGTTCGAGCTGGGTTTCCTCACCGAAACTGAGCCCGACACGATCGAGTCGACGCTGGCATCCGCCGATCTCGCCCGCGCGATGGGCCCGAGCACGGTTCTCGTCACGAGCGTTGAGCGCCCCGACCGCGAACCCGACACCATCGAGATGATGGTCGTGACGGATGCCGGAGCTTGGATCGTGCAGACCCCGCAGCTGCCCATGAAGGCCAACGGTTCCGGCGACGTGACCGCCGCCCTCTTCACCGCCCACTTTGTGCGCACCGGCGACGCCGCGGATGCTCTGGCTCGCACGGCATCCAGTGTCTTCGACCTGCTCACCAAGACTCTCGAGTCGGGCGAACGCGAGCTGCAGCTCGTTGAGTCGCAAGAGTTTTACGCGCACCCGCAGATGCAGTTCACCGCGCGCCAGGTTCGCTAG
- a CDS encoding DUF2834 domain-containing protein, translating to MSPQSHDPKQPAAPEPAPQDGRPALLRHWNATAITFATLSIVGLVGTWIFNALAIVQMRNFLGDWFGSGPAVNSLGVDLLVVAIAGSILIIIEARRLGMKRAWLYIVLSGITAFAFTFPLFLAMRERKLVELGRR from the coding sequence ATGTCTCCTCAGTCGCACGACCCTAAGCAACCTGCCGCACCGGAACCCGCACCCCAGGACGGTCGCCCCGCGCTCCTGCGCCATTGGAATGCCACCGCGATCACGTTCGCGACCCTGTCGATCGTCGGCCTCGTCGGCACGTGGATCTTCAACGCACTAGCGATCGTGCAAATGCGCAACTTCCTCGGCGATTGGTTCGGCAGCGGCCCCGCCGTCAACTCACTCGGCGTCGACCTTCTCGTGGTTGCCATCGCGGGCAGCATCCTGATCATCATCGAAGCACGTCGCCTCGGGATGAAGCGGGCCTGGCTCTACATCGTGCTCTCGGGCATCACGGCCTTCGCGTTCACCTTCCCGCTGTTTCTCGCGATGCGCGAGCGCAAGCTCGTGGAGCTCGGGCGCCGCTAG
- a CDS encoding LacI family DNA-binding transcriptional regulator, which produces MARVTIQHVAQAAGVSPSTVSNFLNDRQGRMVAATRTRIEAAIAELGYRPNRAARQLRNGKTQTVGLVVPSVGNPFWGAFAHEVEVAALALGCSVLLCNSERDPERERRYVEELWEDGVRSIILCTSLPSLDHVSHVIDEGLRLVTFDRPAQPNDPQSVVSISIDNNVGGQVATAHLLELGHTSIAFVSGSIRSVNRSARYRGYCDALEAAGLSVADMPQWTGMDAAQFGDVEAAAVGRAAARDLFADPKTAPTAIVAINDMTALGFCRGLRDLGLKVGRDVSVIGFDDIILADLYDPPLTSVRQPITRMAQLAVSEAIERGSNESTDPGSSVLLRPELVVRESTEHVSSVARP; this is translated from the coding sequence GTGGCTCGAGTAACCATCCAGCACGTGGCGCAAGCTGCTGGGGTCTCCCCCAGTACCGTCTCCAATTTTTTGAATGACCGTCAGGGCCGGATGGTCGCGGCAACGCGAACTCGCATCGAGGCCGCGATCGCAGAGCTTGGCTACCGCCCCAATCGTGCTGCTCGCCAGCTGCGCAACGGCAAAACTCAAACCGTGGGCCTCGTCGTGCCCTCGGTCGGCAACCCTTTCTGGGGCGCCTTCGCGCACGAAGTGGAAGTCGCTGCCCTGGCTTTGGGCTGCAGTGTTCTGCTCTGCAACAGTGAGCGCGATCCCGAACGCGAACGCCGCTACGTCGAAGAGCTGTGGGAAGACGGCGTACGCAGCATCATCCTGTGCACCTCGCTCCCGTCGCTCGATCACGTCAGCCACGTCATCGACGAAGGTCTGCGCCTCGTCACGTTCGACCGGCCGGCCCAGCCGAATGACCCACAATCTGTCGTGAGCATCAGCATCGACAACAATGTGGGTGGCCAAGTCGCCACCGCGCATCTCCTCGAGCTCGGTCACACGAGCATCGCCTTCGTGTCGGGCTCAATCCGCTCGGTGAACCGCTCAGCGCGCTACCGCGGGTACTGCGATGCTCTCGAAGCTGCTGGGCTCTCGGTTGCCGATATGCCGCAGTGGACCGGGATGGATGCTGCGCAGTTTGGTGATGTCGAAGCGGCCGCGGTAGGGCGGGCTGCCGCACGCGACCTCTTCGCTGACCCCAAGACTGCACCGACCGCGATCGTGGCGATCAACGATATGACGGCGCTGGGATTCTGCCGCGGGCTCCGCGATCTCGGTCTCAAGGTCGGGCGCGATGTGTCCGTCATCGGCTTTGACGACATCATCCTCGCCGACCTCTACGACCCGCCGCTCACAAGCGTTCGTCAGCCCATCACGCGGATGGCGCAGCTTGCCGTGTCAGAGGCCATCGAGCGTGGCTCGAACGAGTCGACCGACCCGGGTAGCTCCGTTCTCTTGCGCCCCGAGCTTGTGGTGCGAGAATCGACGGAACATGTCTCCTCAGTCGCACGACCCTAA
- a CDS encoding ABC transporter substrate-binding protein, which translates to MEVKSRMRRTASVAMVALMGLGLAACSAGEADADLNPDEVSGEISLLTPIFEGSPGQDLLEDELLPQFYEEYPNVTVNVDYTTYGNLNEKLTTAVVSGLVPDVMLMGVGWIEAFADKGVLADLGELGLNEADLKESYTDEIVEAGMWDGNVYAVPIMLDTRFGVARMDILKEAGYDSPPSSWEELIEIAEATTVRSSNGSLERAGFDMMSLDARQAFETMLFSAGGALFNEDATAPAFNSDEGVAALGLMADLVNKYEVEDIGFTSTDDIVNPLINGRAAMGIAHNNLWTQALEADETVLDNLEPFVIQGDASGMFFGGTLATVANNSKNPQAARALLEFLSSPDAALAANEQRGNVPALTELLDSDYVQSNRFVQFAMENLEVAQREGGPSQWLEVRGDFAPAVQAALLGQKSAEEALDDLAALVQTSIDR; encoded by the coding sequence ATGGAAGTGAAGTCACGAATGCGCCGCACAGCATCGGTCGCGATGGTGGCCCTGATGGGTCTCGGTCTCGCCGCCTGTTCAGCCGGAGAAGCAGACGCCGATCTGAACCCCGATGAGGTTTCGGGCGAGATCAGCCTGCTCACCCCCATTTTTGAAGGAAGCCCCGGGCAAGACCTTCTCGAAGACGAGCTGCTTCCGCAGTTCTACGAGGAGTACCCCAACGTCACGGTCAACGTGGACTACACGACCTACGGCAACCTGAACGAGAAACTCACTACGGCGGTCGTTTCCGGTCTCGTCCCCGATGTCATGCTCATGGGCGTCGGCTGGATCGAGGCGTTCGCCGACAAGGGCGTGCTCGCCGACCTCGGTGAACTCGGCCTCAACGAAGCTGACCTCAAGGAGAGCTACACCGACGAGATCGTCGAAGCCGGCATGTGGGACGGCAACGTCTACGCTGTGCCAATCATGCTCGACACCCGCTTCGGAGTCGCCCGCATGGACATCCTCAAGGAAGCTGGCTACGACAGCCCGCCCTCCTCGTGGGAAGAACTCATCGAAATCGCTGAAGCGACCACCGTGCGTTCGTCAAACGGTTCACTTGAGCGCGCTGGCTTCGACATGATGTCGCTGGATGCCCGTCAGGCGTTCGAGACAATGCTCTTCTCGGCGGGCGGCGCACTCTTCAATGAGGATGCCACCGCTCCTGCCTTCAACAGTGATGAGGGTGTCGCCGCTCTTGGGCTTATGGCTGACCTCGTGAACAAGTACGAGGTAGAGGACATCGGTTTTACTTCGACGGATGACATCGTGAACCCGCTCATCAACGGGCGCGCCGCAATGGGAATCGCCCACAACAACCTCTGGACGCAGGCACTCGAAGCGGATGAAACCGTTCTCGACAACCTCGAGCCCTTCGTTATTCAGGGCGATGCATCCGGAATGTTCTTCGGTGGAACCTTGGCGACCGTTGCCAACAACTCGAAGAACCCCCAGGCTGCCCGCGCACTGCTCGAGTTCCTGTCGAGCCCGGACGCTGCACTCGCCGCCAACGAACAGCGCGGTAACGTGCCGGCACTGACCGAACTCCTCGACTCTGACTACGTTCAGTCGAACCGTTTCGTTCAGTTCGCAATGGAAAACCTTGAGGTCGCCCAGCGCGAAGGTGGCCCCTCTCAGTGGCTCGAAGTCCGCGGTGACTTTGCGCCCGCCGTTCAAGCAGCTCTGCTTGGTCAGAAGTCAGCGGAAGAGGCTCTTGATGACCTCGCCGCGCTCGTTCAGACCTCGATAGACCGCTAG
- a CDS encoding carbohydrate ABC transporter permease, giving the protein MTTTDHQPVQVAKAAPVPGTATAPPRKRKRISMAEKKRRRAGWLMITPSVIHVGLWTLIPVIATFYLSFTDYGIFSAPKWIWFDNYVEMFSDPVFMQSIGNTIWYTFWTVPVSMAVAVVVAVLLNQGLKLQKFYRTAFFLPQVTATVAIAMVWLWIFNPQYGLLNAMLEAVGLPGQAWLVDPQWALPSVILVGAWQGIGIKMLIYIAALQNIDESLYEAASLDGASSVRKFFSITVPMLKPATFFVFIISIIGAFQVFDQIYVLTDGGPANATTMMTYEVYRSAFQEFRMGMASAQSVALFAFLLFVTLISRRVTKEED; this is encoded by the coding sequence ATGACTACTACAGACCACCAGCCAGTGCAGGTCGCGAAAGCGGCGCCTGTGCCCGGCACGGCAACAGCACCTCCGCGCAAGCGCAAGCGGATCAGTATGGCCGAGAAGAAACGGCGACGTGCTGGCTGGCTGATGATCACGCCATCCGTGATTCACGTTGGTCTCTGGACGCTGATCCCGGTTATCGCTACCTTCTACCTCTCCTTTACGGACTACGGCATCTTTTCGGCACCGAAGTGGATCTGGTTCGACAACTACGTTGAGATGTTCAGCGACCCGGTCTTCATGCAGTCGATCGGCAACACCATTTGGTACACCTTCTGGACCGTGCCCGTGTCGATGGCCGTCGCCGTTGTCGTGGCGGTGCTCCTCAACCAGGGCCTGAAGCTGCAGAAGTTTTACCGCACCGCCTTCTTCCTCCCGCAGGTCACCGCGACCGTCGCCATTGCGATGGTGTGGCTCTGGATCTTCAACCCGCAGTACGGTCTGCTCAACGCCATGCTCGAAGCCGTTGGCCTTCCCGGGCAAGCCTGGCTCGTCGACCCGCAGTGGGCATTGCCTTCCGTAATCTTGGTTGGCGCGTGGCAGGGCATCGGCATCAAGATGCTCATCTACATTGCGGCCCTGCAGAACATCGATGAGTCGCTGTATGAGGCAGCCTCGCTCGACGGCGCATCGTCGGTGCGCAAGTTCTTCAGCATCACCGTTCCGATGCTCAAGCCGGCGACGTTCTTCGTCTTCATCATCTCGATCATCGGAGCATTCCAAGTCTTCGATCAGATCTACGTGCTCACCGACGGTGGGCCCGCGAACGCGACCACGATGATGACCTACGAGGTCTACCGCTCGGCGTTCCAGGAGTTCCGGATGGGAATGGCATCGGCTCAGTCGGTCGCGCTGTTCGCCTTCCTCCTCTTTGTCACTCTCATTAGCCGTCGCGTCACCAAAGAAGAGGACTAG
- a CDS encoding carbohydrate ABC transporter permease, with protein sequence MTLPTIKALAISEEITVAPRKRWFHHAKGRQAVLVNVLLSLGAITMLVPFLWMVLTSLKSPAELAQFPPTVLPQEWMWSNYAATLDAAPFGLYFRNSLVIATTHTLITIALGAMAGYALARIYFRGREAIFLAFIAMLMIPTYTKIVPQFLLVKFMPLFGGNDILGQGGSGWLDTWWALIIPGGLSASAIFLFRQFYLSLPKDLEEAARIDGLGEFRIFAQIYTPLIKPAIATVGLLTFQESWNNFLWPLLVTTSSDLRVIQVGLAVFQQLDNTQWQYLMAGTTMATVPMVVLFIFAQKYFIQGFTNAGIK encoded by the coding sequence ATGACCCTCCCTACTATTAAGGCCCTCGCGATCAGCGAAGAAATCACGGTCGCACCCCGCAAGCGCTGGTTCCATCACGCCAAGGGACGTCAGGCGGTGCTCGTCAATGTGCTGCTCAGCTTGGGCGCAATCACGATGCTCGTGCCGTTCCTCTGGATGGTGCTGACGAGCCTCAAGTCTCCGGCCGAGCTGGCCCAGTTTCCGCCCACGGTGTTGCCGCAGGAGTGGATGTGGAGCAACTATGCCGCGACTCTGGATGCTGCGCCGTTCGGCCTCTACTTTCGCAACAGTTTGGTGATCGCAACCACTCACACGCTCATCACGATCGCTCTCGGCGCGATGGCCGGCTACGCACTCGCTCGCATTTACTTCCGCGGCCGTGAAGCGATCTTCCTCGCCTTCATCGCGATGCTGATGATCCCCACCTACACGAAGATCGTTCCCCAGTTCTTGCTCGTGAAGTTCATGCCCCTGTTCGGTGGCAACGACATCCTCGGCCAGGGCGGTAGCGGCTGGCTGGACACGTGGTGGGCGCTCATCATTCCTGGTGGGCTCAGCGCATCCGCCATCTTCCTGTTCCGTCAGTTCTATTTGTCGCTGCCGAAAGACCTCGAAGAGGCGGCTCGTATCGATGGGCTGGGCGAGTTCCGCATCTTTGCGCAGATCTATACGCCGCTCATCAAGCCGGCCATCGCGACGGTGGGTTTGCTCACCTTCCAAGAGAGCTGGAACAACTTCCTCTGGCCGCTGCTCGTCACAACCAGCAGCGACCTGCGCGTGATTCAAGTAGGGCTCGCGGTGTTCCAGCAGCTCGACAACACGCAATGGCAGTACCTGATGGCCGGAACAACCATGGCCACCGTTCCCATGGTGGTCTTGTTCATCTTCGCCCAGAAGTACTTCATTCAGGGCTTCACTAACGCGGGTATCAAGTAA
- a CDS encoding SDR family NAD(P)-dependent oxidoreductase, translated as MSIDLTGRRALVTGAGAGIGAAIAKALAAAGADVVVHYAHSEAGATAVKDEIEAGGRRSLAVQADLTDSAQATTLVDAAVEFLGGLDILVNNAGHLVGRATIPETTDERWNEIMEVNVASTFFTTRQALPALAESEHGRIITMASLAAENGGGAGSVVYATSKAAVVGFTRALAKEIAGKKITVNAVAPGFIGETAFHETFTPGEAQKNIVAGIPLGRAGTAGDVADVALFLASDLSSYVTGQVVDINGGLNFR; from the coding sequence ATGAGCATTGACCTCACCGGACGACGCGCACTCGTTACAGGCGCAGGAGCAGGAATCGGCGCGGCCATCGCGAAAGCACTGGCGGCGGCGGGCGCTGACGTTGTGGTGCACTACGCCCACAGTGAAGCGGGAGCCACCGCGGTAAAGGACGAGATTGAAGCGGGCGGACGACGCTCGCTCGCCGTTCAGGCCGACCTCACCGATTCAGCGCAGGCGACCACCTTGGTGGATGCCGCTGTTGAGTTTCTGGGCGGCCTCGACATCCTCGTCAACAACGCCGGCCACCTGGTGGGCCGCGCGACCATTCCCGAGACCACGGATGAGCGCTGGAACGAGATCATGGAGGTGAACGTGGCCAGCACGTTCTTCACCACCCGGCAGGCGCTTCCGGCGCTCGCCGAGTCGGAGCACGGCCGCATCATCACGATGGCGTCGCTCGCCGCTGAAAACGGTGGTGGTGCCGGATCGGTTGTCTACGCCACCTCGAAGGCTGCTGTTGTCGGTTTCACTCGGGCACTGGCCAAGGAGATCGCCGGCAAGAAGATCACCGTAAACGCGGTTGCTCCCGGCTTCATCGGCGAGACTGCCTTCCACGAGACCTTTACGCCGGGCGAAGCTCAGAAGAACATCGTCGCGGGCATCCCGCTCGGTCGGGCGGGCACCGCGGGAGACGTTGCTGACGTCGCACTGTTCTTGGCCTCTGACCTCTCGTCGTATGTCACGGGCCAGGTTGTCGACATCAACGGAGGCCTCAACTTCCGATGA
- a CDS encoding heparinase II/III family protein has protein sequence MSSVPQQPGGWWHDYVCPTHGIELGARDGDEFLCDHGCRLTGDKVEAAWLALEHQALARAARVAARRYALHGDTADRERAVELVLDYSALYVQISAGGWSDKSESWMLQGKLFAQALSEAQWAVGFADGIITLGPIHELRESTDLSRTLDGLGETLAESRRILVEDRDDQRSNYTAWLDAAARLVALASHTLGGPAVAPQFAAVVFDHMQLAVRSDGWEWEASTYYHVFVLRAYLLGLRGIELAELPADVVVTLRRMVDVLVSIAAPDGFLPALHDGPYDRVAMHREVLEICTLGAQLFSDTGLTTVQSWVVERLGADHDGLEWMLDGWFVGAPLDRAPVVVGSRAFEDAGYVVLRDSRNRMVGILDAGPHGGAHGHFDKLALYLYGDGPKWQPAPAVPPYGHALRRSYYARTIAHPTVRVDGADQVEASAEITEWDAAASRVTAVTTTAIEGVRLSRTVQLADGLLVDVVHVVCDDGEPHEISLGLRPAVDFSVVVAGDSWRSTWGAASGAGLTGAHAKPTLSRGQAGLTGWHRASGNATLELAAGRGPSDDPSRLQHVGDWSMTASAATFVSVYSFDPEFSLDTVEADFSDTAVRITIPTAAPDSSLIEVGL, from the coding sequence ATGAGTTCTGTTCCGCAGCAGCCGGGTGGGTGGTGGCATGACTATGTCTGCCCCACGCATGGCATCGAGTTGGGCGCCCGCGACGGCGACGAGTTTCTGTGCGACCACGGCTGTCGTCTCACGGGCGACAAGGTCGAGGCCGCGTGGCTCGCGCTTGAACATCAAGCGCTCGCTCGTGCCGCCCGGGTTGCTGCGCGACGGTATGCGTTGCACGGCGACACCGCCGATCGAGAACGGGCCGTCGAGCTCGTTCTCGACTACTCCGCTCTCTACGTGCAGATCTCGGCTGGCGGTTGGAGCGACAAGAGCGAATCATGGATGCTGCAGGGCAAGCTCTTTGCCCAGGCTCTCTCCGAAGCGCAGTGGGCAGTCGGGTTCGCGGATGGCATCATCACGCTCGGGCCGATCCACGAACTTCGCGAGTCTACCGACCTCAGTCGCACCCTCGACGGGCTGGGCGAGACACTCGCCGAGTCTCGCCGCATCCTCGTGGAAGATCGTGACGATCAGCGCAGCAACTACACCGCGTGGCTGGATGCCGCAGCCCGTCTGGTAGCGCTGGCCTCGCACACGCTGGGCGGGCCCGCGGTCGCACCGCAGTTTGCGGCGGTGGTCTTCGACCATATGCAGCTCGCGGTACGTTCCGACGGCTGGGAGTGGGAGGCATCCACCTACTATCACGTGTTCGTTCTGCGCGCCTATCTTCTGGGTCTGCGCGGAATCGAGCTCGCGGAGCTGCCGGCCGACGTCGTCGTCACGCTCCGTCGCATGGTCGACGTGCTGGTCTCGATTGCGGCGCCCGACGGTTTCTTGCCCGCGCTGCACGACGGCCCCTACGACCGGGTCGCGATGCACCGCGAAGTGCTCGAAATTTGCACGCTGGGAGCACAGCTCTTCAGCGATACCGGCCTGACGACTGTGCAGTCGTGGGTCGTCGAAAGACTTGGTGCTGACCACGATGGTCTCGAGTGGATGCTCGATGGCTGGTTTGTGGGTGCACCGCTTGATCGCGCACCGGTGGTGGTCGGTTCGCGAGCATTCGAGGATGCCGGGTATGTCGTGTTGCGGGATTCACGCAATCGCATGGTCGGCATCCTCGATGCTGGACCCCACGGTGGAGCCCACGGCCACTTCGACAAACTTGCGCTCTACCTTTATGGCGACGGCCCGAAGTGGCAGCCGGCTCCGGCCGTGCCGCCGTATGGGCACGCGCTTCGTCGCTCGTACTACGCGCGCACGATCGCGCATCCGACCGTTCGCGTTGACGGCGCTGACCAGGTCGAAGCCAGTGCTGAAATTACCGAATGGGATGCTGCGGCCTCTCGCGTCACGGCCGTCACCACGACCGCGATCGAGGGCGTTCGGCTGAGCCGCACCGTGCAGCTCGCCGACGGACTGCTCGTGGATGTCGTGCACGTCGTCTGCGATGACGGCGAACCCCACGAGATCTCGCTTGGCCTTCGCCCGGCCGTTGACTTCAGTGTTGTGGTGGCGGGTGACTCGTGGCGTTCGACTTGGGGCGCTGCTTCGGGCGCAGGCTTGACGGGCGCTCATGCGAAGCCAACCCTGAGCCGCGGGCAAGCAGGCTTGACCGGCTGGCATCGCGCATCCGGCAACGCCACGCTCGAACTGGCCGCGGGCCGCGGGCCATCGGATGACCCCAGCCGTCTGCAGCATGTTGGCGACTGGTCGATGACCGCCAGCGCCGCAACTTTCGTGAGCGTGTACTCCTTCGACCCCGAGTTCAGCCTCGACACTGTCGAAGCCGACTTCTCTGACACCGCAGTGCGGATCACGATCCCCACTGCCGCCCCCGACTCATCACTAATAGAGGTAGGACTGTGA